Genomic window (Sphingomonas sp. HF-S4):
GTGCCGCCGTCGACGGTCTCGAGCGCGAGCCCGCGGCTGCGCTCGAAGCGGCAATTGGCGATGCGGATGCGGCGGAAGTCGCCATTGCTCTCGGTGCCGATCTTGATTCGCCCGGTGACGCGGTCGCGGTCGGGCGAGAGTTCCTGGGTACGCTGGTGGGTGCCGTCGAGCATCGTACCGAGGTCGAAGCCGCTGACGGTGCAGTCGCGGATCGCGATGTCTTCGCAGTTGGACCGTTTGCCGAGGCCGAGCGACGTCTTGAGCACGATTGCGTCGTCATTGGGGGTGTTGACCCGGCAGCGCTCGACGCGGGCGTTGCGAACGCAATCGAGGTCGAGCCCGTCGCGATTGGTGTCTATGGCGAGATCGCTGATATCGAGCCCGTCGACTTCGCTGGCAAGCAGTGCGAAATGGCCGCCCTTGAAGATCGTGAAGCCGTCGAGCTTCACTCGCTTGCAATGTGCCAGCGCGATCGCCTTGTTGCCCATGCCCCGCATCGCTTCGGTCGACCGCTCGAGCTTGCCGATATCCGCCGCCGGCATCGCCGCCATCGACAGCGGCCGTTCGCCGGCTTGCTTGCTCCAAGGCGTGCCGGGGCCGTTGCGGGTGAGCCCGCGCCCGTCGATCCGGCCCTTGCCGATGACCGCGACGTCCTCGGCATGCTCGGCCCAGATCAGGCTGTTGTGCCAGTGGCTGTGGCCGAAATCCTGGTAGAGCTGCGGTCCACGCTCCTCGGGAAGGTCATAGGCGCCGAGTGGTCCCCTTTCGGCAGCGATGAGGGTGGCGCCGTCTTCGATCACCAGCGTGACGCGGCTCTTCAGGCGGAGCGAGAAGCTGAGATAGCTGCCCGGCGGCAGGAGGACGAGACCGCCGCCGGCCTTCTCGGCGGCGAGGATCGCAGCGTTGATCGCGGGGCTGTCGAGTGCGACGCCGTCGCCGCGCGCGCCGTGGTCGCGGACGTCGAAGACGTGACCGGTACGCATGCTAAACCGTCATCCCGGCGAACGCCGGTATTTCAGGCGGTCGAGTGCACGGCCTGGGCCACGCGATCCGGCGTTCGCCAGGATGACGGAAGGAGCGCGCATCAATTCCCCGCCGGCCGCGCATTGCTGCGCTGGAGGCTCGGCGCGATCGCCGTTTCGGCAAGGTTCGGACGCGCGGCATCGAAGCTGCGCATTCCCGGCTTGAGGTGCGCCGCGAGCGCAGGCACCTGCGTGGCAACCCCGCTCGCCACCGCACGGGCGAGCAGCCAGGCACCGGCATTGTTGTGGTGCGTGGCGTCCTTGCCGTCGGCGCCGAACAGGCTCGGCGCCTTGTCCGGGCC
Coding sequences:
- a CDS encoding rhamnogalacturonidase; amino-acid sequence: MRTGHVFDVRDHGARGDGVALDSPAINAAILAAEKAGGGLVLLPPGSYLSFSLRLKSRVTLVIEDGATLIAAERGPLGAYDLPEERGPQLYQDFGHSHWHNSLIWAEHAEDVAVIGKGRIDGRGLTRNGPGTPWSKQAGERPLSMAAMPAADIGKLERSTEAMRGMGNKAIALAHCKRVKLDGFTIFKGGHFALLASEVDGLDISDLAIDTNRDGLDLDCVRNARVERCRVNTPNDDAIVLKTSLGLGKRSNCEDIAIRDCTVSGFDLGTMLDGTHQRTQELSPDRDRVTGRIKIGTESNGDFRRIRIANCRFERSRGLALETVDGGTIEDVLAENIAMEEVTTAPLFLRLGARLRGPEGTRPGAMRNVEVRGLTATGIDPRFAAILAGLPDHPIECVQLRDIDLAFRGGLDEIPPHPPELADAYPEPSMFGPTPAWGLWARHVTGLEVKTLRLAREAGDRRPPVLLDNAHARAEDVQYWPREV